Part of the Sphingomonadaceae bacterium OTU29LAMAA1 genome, GCGCGCAGGGTATCGGCCAATGGTATGGTACATTCCAGTACGAGCATGAGATCGGACCGACGGGCGCCAACGGTGATGGCCCGGTCGCCTTCCGGACCTATACGCTGCGCCTCGCACCGCCGACACGGGGAACGGGTTGTACGGTTACGGTGACGGGCTATCAGATCGATCAGCAATTACAATGCACCGCCACCCCGCAAATGGGCTCGCTGATCGTCAAGTATTTCAACCTGCGTCCGCGTGCGCCTTATTACAACGGCCAGCCGCTGCTGACGCTGACGCGTGGTGAGAACGGCATCGTCACCCACTGGCAGGCGATCGGCGTTCCCGAAGGTGCCCCGTCGCGCGGCATGGCGATGCGCCGCATCCGCTGAGCGCGATAGATCGACAAAACGAAACGGCCGGAGCGTCGCCGCTCCGGCCGTTTATGTTTTGCCATATTTGCAATTACTTCGAACGTTCGACCTGTTCGAAATCCAGCTCCACCGGAGTCGCGCGACCGAAGATCGACACCGACACCTTGACCTTGGACTTGTCGAAATCGAGTTCCTCGACGATGCCGTTGAAGCTTGCGAACGGCCCTTCGAGCACCTTGACCGCATCGCCGATCTCGTAATCGACCTTGACCTTGGTCTTCGGTGCCGCCGCGGCTTCCTCCTTGCTGTTGAGCATGCGGGTCGCCTCCGACTCGCTGATCGCCTGCGGCTTGCCCATGCTGCCAAGGAAGCCCGTCACTTTGGGCGTGTTCTTGACGAGGTGATAGACGTCGTCGTTCATGTTGAGCTTGGCGAGGACGTAGCCGGGCATGAACTTGCGCTCGACTGCGATCTTCTTGCCGCGGCGAGCCTCCGTGATTGTCTCGGTCGGAACCTCGATCTGCTCGACCAGCTGTTCGAGGCCGAGGCGCGTCGCCTCGGACATGATCGCGTCGCGGACCTTGCCCTCGAAGCCCGAATAGGCGTGAATGATGTACCAGCGCGCCATGCTAAAAACCCTTACTTCGCGAGCTTGAGCAGCGCCTGGACGACCGCGTTGAAGAACGTGTCGACGCCCAGGAAGAACAGCGCGAGTATGGTCGTCATGATGACCACCATGACGCCCGTCATGATCGTTTCGCGCCGGGTCGGCCAGACGACCTTCTTGGTCTCGGCCTGCACCTGACGGATGAATTCGATAGGGGTCGTCTT contains:
- a CDS encoding DUF5991 domain-containing protein; protein product: MFKSIKTKTVLALATAGLAVTAAGAQGIGQWYGTFQYEHEIGPTGANGDGPVAFRTYTLRLAPPTRGTGCTVTVTGYQIDQQLQCTATPQMGSLIVKYFNLRPRAPYYNGQPLLTLTRGENGIVTHWQAIGVPEGAPSRGMAMRRIR
- the nusG gene encoding transcription termination/antitermination protein NusG, coding for MARWYIIHAYSGFEGKVRDAIMSEATRLGLEQLVEQIEVPTETITEARRGKKIAVERKFMPGYVLAKLNMNDDVYHLVKNTPKVTGFLGSMGKPQAISESEATRMLNSKEEAAAAPKTKVKVDYEIGDAVKVLEGPFASFNGIVEELDFDKSKVKVSVSIFGRATPVELDFEQVERSK
- the secE gene encoding preprotein translocase subunit SecE, producing MAKTTPIEFIRQVQAETKKVVWPTRRETIMTGVMVVIMTTILALFFLGVDTFFNAVVQALLKLAK